The proteins below are encoded in one region of Populus alba chromosome 2, ASM523922v2, whole genome shotgun sequence:
- the LOC118057719 gene encoding LOW QUALITY PROTEIN: protein REDUCED CHLOROPLAST COVERAGE 1-like (The sequence of the model RefSeq protein was modified relative to this genomic sequence to represent the inferred CDS: deleted 1 base in 1 codon), whose protein sequence is MAPRNSRGKAKGERKKKDEKVLPAVADITINLPDETHVVLKGISTDRIIDVRRLLSVNTGTCYITNFSLSHEVRGSRLKDTVDVSALKPCALTLSDEDYDEELAVAHVRRLLDIVACTTCFGPSATAQDKLKSDTGKNAPAAQDNKTSKKTTTKSPSTAAMSTKKSSSPKSASKDVPVDAEGEMSHSCPKLGSFYEFFSLSHLAPPLQFIRKATKREIDEISVDDHLFSLDVKLCNGKLVQVEACRKGFYSVGKQRILCHNLVDLLRQLSRAFDNAYDELMKAFAERNKFGNLPYGFRANTWLIPPVAAQLPSVFPPLPVEDETWGGNGGGLGRDGKKDLIPWADEFLFVASMPCKTAEERQIRDRKAFLLHSLFVDVAIFRAIKAVQHVKLKPDLLGSVANSDIPYTERIGDLSITVMKDASNASSKVDTKIDGIQATGTDKKNLVERNLLKGITADENTAAHDIATLGFLNVRYCGFIAIVKVEVRDEKKASPPSQSIELEQPEGGANALNINSLRLLLYKTIPSEHTKQTPNLQTLECEELCASEAIVERLLEESVARLEEEAPEQDHLVRWELGACWMQHLQDQKNTEKDKKPSTETEMKVEGLGTPLKSLKNKKKSDESHVKMQSENSRPAFDGLSGAVEDATLPSMESHLEIDAKDNELALQQLLSDAAFVRLKGSDTGLHRKSLRELIDLSHRYYTEVALPKLVADFGSLELSPVDGRTLTDFMHTRGLQMRSLGHVVKLSEKLSHVQSLCIHEMIVRAFKHILQAVIAAVMDHEKIAVSIAAALNLMLGVPESRDSIKSLHVHPLVWRWLEVFLKKRYEWDLSSSNFKDVRKFAILRGLCHKVGIELVPRDFDMDSPHPFRKSDVVSLVPVHKQAACSSADGRQLLESSKTALDKGKLEDAVTYGTKALAKLVAVCGPYHRMTAGAYSLLAVVLYHTGDFNQATIYQQKALDINERELGLDHPDTMKSYGDLAVFYYRLQHTELALKYVKRALYLLHLTCGSLHPNTAATYINVAMMEEGLGNVHVALRYLHKALKCNQSLLGPDHIQTAASYHAIAIALSLMEAYPLSVQHEQTTLQILRAKLGPDDLRTQDAAAWLEYFESKAFEQQEAARNGTKKPDASIASKGHLSVSDLLDYINPSRDAKGRDVAGKRKSYITKVKEKTQPNFGIASSNESPKNTPKEALEVEIHVPEDDASQETSSVHVEFQTPIVEETVEKKSSIVTEAFSETLALGDDGWQPVQRPRSAGLYGRRLKQRRGIVGKVYSYHKKIVDPDMDYTPVKNANQNSGYYLLKKRTPSHGSYGDHQTTNLPQGSRFGRRIVKAVTYRVKSVPSSNKSATTENPRIHSTALTSSESAPIPPPNDIGQFKNSIVSLGKSPSYKEVALAPPGTIAKLQVWFPQSNTSDNQEIGDGKLKETNEVKEIAGPVVMSVEDSSGENGENSESDHTDDLKKETGVALKMEEHHSTHVLEENSSPNMQGPESGDIEVHGIIQNGMLIDQMQNSNDSLPKEPHEKDSSIELGPLVDPNSTLPGVEGLKDKPLILNSGDSRGLPNKKLSASAAPFNPSTSIGCSSPVAINIPLPSAPGGVPAVAPWPVNMTLHPGPATVITPLNPMSSPHHPYLSPPPTPNMIHPLSYMYPPYSQAVPTSTFPVTSSAFHPNYFSWQCNVRPNVSEFIPSTVWSGCHAVEFSVPPPVVEPIADPVLEPKVQFENSGSPSPPPTQPVDIDNVGLANGEMNLQASDRKDNVKELTGDGLENIKENGHSNPSEVEVYRNDSSRKKSPKENVTSNVDQQIHGEKTFSILLRRRRNRKQNLRMPISLLSRPYGSQSFKFIYNRVVRGSESPKSTSFAHGEGCTASAT, encoded by the exons ATGGCACCTAGGAACAGTCGTGGCAAGGCTAAAggggagaggaagaagaaggacgAGAAGG TTCTCCCTGCTGTTGCTGATATCACAATAAACCTTCCCGACGAGACTCATGTTGTTTTGAAG GGAATATCAACGGACAGGATCATAGATGTTCGTCGGCTTCTATCGGTGAATACTGGAACCTGCTACATCACAAACTTTTCATTATCACACGAG GTCAGAGGATCTCGGTTAAAAGACACGGTCGACGTGTCAGCTCTCAAGCCCTGTGCTCTCACTCTGAGCGATG AGGACTACGATGAGGAGCTTGCAGTGGCGCACGTTAGACGACTCCTCGACATCGTGGCATGCACAACGTGCTTCGGTCCATCGGCGACTGCGCAGGATAAGCTCAAGTCCGATACTGGAAAGAATGCGCCGGCTGCGCAGGATAATAAGACTTCTAAGAAAACCACCACCAAGTCTCCATCCACCGCCGCTATGTCCACTAAGAAATCATCGTCACCAAAATCAGCATCGAAAGATGTTCCAGTGGACGCAGAGGGAGAAATGAGCCACTCGTGCCCTAAGCTTGGGAGCTTTTACGAGTTCTTCTCTCTCTCGCATCTCGCCCCTCCTCTTCAAT TTATAAGGAAGGCAACgaaaagagagattgatgagATTTCCGTGGATGATCATCTTTTCTCGCTTGAT GTGAAGCTATGCAACGGGAAGCTGGTTCAGGTTGAAGCTTGCAGAAAAGGGTTTTATAGCGTTGGAAAGCAGAGGATTTTATGTCACAATCTTGTTGATTTGCTAAGGCAGCTTAGTCGAGCTTTTGATAAT GCTTACGATGAGCTCATGAAAGCATTTGCTGAGCGTAACAAG TTTGGGAATCTTCCGTATGGTTTTAGAGCAAACACATGGCTTATCCCTCCTGTTGCAGCACAGTTGCCGTCAGTTTTCCCTCCTCTCCCAGTTGAGGATGAAACATGGGGAGGAAATGGGGGTGGTCTAGGAAGAGATgggaaaaaagatttaatacCTTGGGCTGATGAGTTTTTGTTTGTCGCATCCATGCCTTGCAAGACAGCTGAGGAGAGGCAGATTCGAGACAGGAAAGCCTTCCTTCTTCACAGCCTATTTGTCGATGTTGCTATTTTCAGAGCCATTAAGGCTGTGCAACATGTAAAACTAAAGCCAGATTTATTGGGTTCGGTTGCAAACAGTGATATTCCTTATACAGAGAGAATTGGGGATTTAAGCATCACAGTTATGAAAGATGCTTCCAATGCAAGCTCTAAGGTAGACACTAAAATTGATGGGATTCAAGCAACTGGAACTGATAAGAAAAATTTAGTAGAGAGGAACCTTTTGAAAGGGATCACTGCTGACGAGAATACGGCTGCTCAT GACATTGCCACCCTCGGTTTTCTTAATGTAAGATACTGTGGTTTCATCGCCATTGTAAAAGTTGAGGTGAGGGATGAAAAGAAAGCCAGTCCTCCATCCCAAAGTATTGAACTTGAACAGCCTGAAGGTGGTGCAAATGCCCTTAACATCAACAG CTTGAGACTACTTCTTTACAAAACAATACCTTCAGAGCACACAAAGCAGACACCAAATCTGCAAACTTTGGAATGCGAAGAGCTCTGTGCTTCTGAAGCAATTGTAGAGAGATTGCTGGAAGAAAGTGTTGCTAGGCTTGAAGAAGAGGCACCAGAGCAGGATCATTTGGTGAGATGGGAACTTGGAGCCTGCTGGATGCAACATTTGCAAGACCAGAAAAATActgaaaaagataagaaaccttccACAGAAACAGAAATGAAGGTTGAGGGACTTGGGACACCTCTTAAGTCCcttaagaacaagaaaaaatcagaTGAAAGCCATGTAAAAATGCAGTCGGAAAACTCAAGACCTGCCTTTGATGGTTTAAGCGGGGCAGTTGAAGATGCTACATTGCCTTCCATGGAATCTCACCTTGAAATTGATGCCAAAGATAATGAGCTTGCACTGCAGCAGTTGTTGTCTGATGCAGCCTTTGTTCGACTAAAAGGATCAGATACTGGACTTCATCGCAAG TCTCTGCGAGAGCTAATCGACTTGTCTCATAGATATTACACAGAAGTTGCTCTTCCTAAACTG GTAGCAGATTTTGGTTCACTGGAGCTTTCACCCGTCGATGGCCGGACTCTAACTGATTTTATGCATACTAGAGGTCTTCAGATGCGCTCCCTGGGACATGTT GTAAAGCTTTCCGAAAAGCTGTCACATGTGCAGTCACTCTGCATTCATGAGATGATAGTACGAGCTTTTAAGCACATACTTCAGGCTGTGATTGCTGCTGTTATGGACCATGAGAAAATTGCTGTATCAATAGCCGCTGCATTAAATTTGATGCTTGGGGTTCCTGAAAGTAGAGATTCAATCAAGTCTTTGCATGTCCATCCTCTTGTATGGAGATGGCTGGAGGTATTTTTAAAGAAGCGGTATGAATGGGATCTTAGCAGTTCAAACTTCAAAGATGTGAGGAAATTTGCAATCCTGCGTGGGCTGTGCCACAAG GTGGGCATCGAGTTGGTTCCAAGGGATTTTGATATGGATTCTCCACATCCATTCAGAAAATCAGATGTTGTCAGTCTGGTCCCTGTGCATAAG cAAGCAGCATGCTCCTCTGCAGATGGAAGGCAACTTCTGGAATCATCAAAAACAGCTCTAGACAAGGGAAAACTTGAAGATGCAGTCACTTATGGGACAAAG GCTCTTGCAAAGCTAGTGGCTGTTTGTGGTCCCTACCATCGAATGACCGCAGGAGCATACAGCCTTCTTGCTGTGGTATTGTATCACACTGGGGACTTCAATCAG GCAACTATATATCAGCAAAAAGCGTTGGATATTAATGAGAGAGAATTGGGACTTGATCATCCAGACACAATGAAAAGCTATGGGGATCTTGCTGTGTTCTATTACAGACTTCAACATACAGAGCTGGCTCTCAA GTATGTAAAGCGTGCTTTGTATCTCTTACATCTCACATGCGGTTCATTACACCCAAACACTGCTGCAACATACATCAATGTGGCTATGATGGAGGAAGGCCTGGGGAATGTGCATGTTGCACTCAGATATCTTCATAAAGCTCTGAAATGCAACCAAAGTTTACTTGGCCCAGACCATATTCAG ACAGCTGCAAGTTACCATGCAATAGCAATTGCACTCTCGTTGATGGAAGCATATCCTTTGAGTGTTCAACATGAACAAACAACCTTGCAAATTCTCCGAGCAAAGCTGGGTCCAGATGATTTGCGTACTCAG GATGCTGCTGCTTGGCTTGAGTATTTTGAATCCAAGGCTTTTGAACAGCAAGAAGCTGCACGAAATGGTACTAAGAAGCCTGATGCATCAATTGCTAGCAAAGGCCACCTAAG TGTATCAGATTTGCTGGACTACATTAATCCAAGTCGTGATGCCAAGGGGAGAGACGTGGCTGGGAAGAGAAAGAGCTATATCACTAAG GTTAAGGAAAAAACCCAACCAAATTTTGGTATCGCAAGTTCCAATGAATCTCCAAAAAATACTCCTAAAGAGGCTTTGGAAGTGGAGATACATGTGCCTGAAGATGATGCTTCCCAGGAGACCAGCTCTGTACATGTTGAATTCCAGACACCCATTGTGGAAGAGactgtagaaaaaaaatcaagcatcgTGACTGAAGCCTTTTCTGAAACTCTTGCTTTAGGAGATGATGGATGGCAACCAGTTCAAAGGCCAAGATCAGCTGGCTTGTATGGGCGACGACTAAAGCAGCGGCGTGGGATTGTTGGCAAAGTTTATAGTTATCACAAAAAGATTGTGGATCCTGACATGGATTACACTCCTGTCAAGAATGCTAATCAGAATAGTGGGTATTACCTTTTAAAGAAACGGACACCATCTCATGGAAGTTATGGAGACCACCAAACTACCAATCTCCCTCAGGGTAGCAGATTTGGGAGGAGAATAGTTAAAGCTGTAACCTACAGGGTCAAGTCTGTTCCTTCATCTAATAAAAGTGCTACAACAGAGAATCCAAGAATTCACAGCACTGCTCTTACTTCATCAGAATCTGCTCCAATTCCCCCCCCTAATGACATCGgtcaattcaagaattcaataGTGAGTCTCGGAAAATCCCCTTCATACAAGGAAGTAGCATTGGCCCCACCAGGGACCATTGCTAAGCTGCAGGTCTGGTTTCCCCAAAGCAATACTTCAGATAACCAGGAAATTGGTGATGGAAAACTCAAGGAGACCAATGAAGTTAAAGAAATTGCTGGTCCAGTAGTAATGAGCGTGGAAGATAGCAGTGGAGAGAATGGTGAGAATTCTGAATCAGATCATACAGATGATTTGAAGAAGGAAACAGGTGTTGCTCTGAAAATGGAAGAACACCACTCAACTCAtgtattggaagaaaattcctCCCCGAACATGCAAGGACCTGAATCTGGTGATATTGAGGTTCATGGAATTATACAGAATGGAATGTTGATTGACCAGATGCAAAATTCAAACGATTCTCTTCCAAAGGAACCACATGAGAAGGATTCATCTATTGAATTGGGACCACTAGTTGATCCCAACTCCACCTTGCCAGGAGTAGAGGGTTTGAAGGACAAAccattgattttgaattcagGTGATTCTCGGGGATTGCCAAATAAGAAATTGTCTGCTTCTGCAGCTCCATTCAACCCATCAACATCCATTGGATGCTCTTCACCAGTTGCCATCAACATCCCTCTTCCTTCTGCTCCTGGTGGTGTTCCAGCTGTTGCACCCTGGCCTGTGAACATGACTCTTCACCCTGGACctgcaactgtcataacccccCTCAATCCAATGTCCTCTCCACACCATCCATACCTATCACCACCTCCAACCCCAAACATGATTCACCCATTGTCCTATATGTATCCTCCTTACAGTCAAGCAGTGCCAACCAGTACATTTCCTGTTACTAGCAGCGCCTTCCACCCTAATTATTTCTCCTGGCAATGCAATGTGCGCCCTAATGTGTCAGAGTTTATTCCTAGCACAGTATGGTCTGGCTGTCATGCAGTGGAGTTCTCTGTCCCACCACCTGTTGTTGAGCCAATTGCTGATCCTGTATTGGAGCCTAAAGTACAATTTGAAAATTCTGGAAGCCCAAGTCCACCTCCAACTCAGCCAGTGGACATTGACAATGTAGGATTAGCTAATGGAGAAATGAACCTTCAAGCATCAGATAGAAAGGACAACGTGAAGGAATTGACTGGAGATGGCTTGGAAAATATCAAGGAAAATGGTCACTCAAATCCGTCTGAAGTTGAAGTTTATAGGAATGATTCAAGT AGAAAAAAAAGCCCAAAAGAAAATGTCACTAGCAATGTTGACCAGCAGATCCATGGGGAGAAAACCTTCAGCATTTTGTtaagaagaaggagaaaccGGAAGCAGAATCTGAGAATGCCAATAAGTTTGCTTAGTCGACCATATGGCTCACAgtctttcaaatttatatataacagAGTGGTAAGAGGCAGTGAATCTCCAAAATCTACAAGCTTCGCTCATGGTGAAGGCTGCACAGCTAGTGCTACATGA